AGGCTATTGTGGCATGATACTCAACCGGGATCCTACGTTGTGGAGATGTGGATAGCATCTCCAGGGGAATCACCGATGTTGGTTTTCTTAAATTGAGTTggtcaagtggatgacactcgATTTAGGTAAATTAACACGGCGGGTCCCTACAGCAGTCATCACATACTGTACTTGTATTGCTCGTCCCACCCAGCTCAAAAGATCAGCTTTCCATCCAGGCAGCTGGTCGGCGATCCGATCAATAATTGACTAAGTGTGAGCCTTTGTGAGCTTCTTTAAAGAGAGGGGCAAACCAAGATATTGGCAAGGAAACTCTGAAACTTCACATGGAAGGGCATGCTGAATTACTTGAATCTCGTCTTCTCCACACTGAATAGGATTAGCACTACTCTTCTGGACATTTGTCTTTAGGCCATATGCATCCCCAAACAGGTCAAGTATATCCATAGTTATTTCAATATCATTTATCTTGGGTCGAAGGAATAAGACCACATCATCAGCATATAATGATATTCTGTGCTGGAGAGATCTAGAGGAGAGTGGCTGCAACAAACCATCTCTTGCTGCCAATAACACCATTTGGCCAAGCACATCCATTACTAAAATGAAGAGCATTGGAGAAAGTGGATCTCCTTGCCGTAATCCTCGCCGGTGCAAGATAACCTCACCGGGAATTCCATTTAATAGAACACGAGTTGATGAGGAGCCTAACAGCCCACTAATAATATCACGCCAAATTTGCCCAAAACCCAGTTGTTGCATTACCTCAAGAAGGAAAGGCCCTGACACTGAGTCAAGCCTTTGAAATATCCAGCTTGAGAAGAAAACGGGGATGCTTCTGTTGATGCAAGAACCTTGTTGTTTGTTACACAAGCATAAAATTGTCTTGGATAAACCTCCCCTTAATAAAAGCACTCTGGTTGGGAGAAATCATCTGCTGCAAGCGACCAGCCAGTCTATTGGCCAATAATTTAGTGACAAGTTTGGCGAAACTATGAACAAGGCTTATGGGAAGTCCTTAGCACAATTTGCTTCCTCTGTTTTAGGAAGCAGGGTGATGAAAGCTGAATTTAGAGTCTCAAAATTTCTGAATTTCCTACTCCAAACTGCTAAAATTGCTTCTATGACTTCCTTTCTGATGATTGGCCAGCACACTCTATAAAAACGGCCCGTGAAACCATCCGGGCCAGGTGCTTTATCCGGTGGCAGCAGCTTGATTGTATCCATACTTCTTCAGAGAAGGGAGCATCAAGCTCAGAAAGATCATGAGAGGGGATCCCAAGAGCAGCAAGGTTAATCGTGTTCTCTCTTGCGACATTCTGTCCCAATAAATTAGAGTAAAAATCATCTATTATTTCTGCTTTCTTCTCGTTGTCCGTGTATACCTGTCCATCAAACATTAACTGTGCCACGAAATTCTTCCTCTTGCGATAGCGGGCTTGGGCATGAAAAAGAGCAGTGTTGGCGTCACCATCACTGAGCCAACTTGTTCTTGACCGAAGTCATCTTATGGCCCACAGAAGAGAAGAAAGCACGAGAGTATGCTTCTTGAGATAATTTCTTAGCCAAATCTCTATTGGTGTTAATGCATGACCATCCTAGGCGATTTCCAATTGATGCAACACTTCCCTTGCAAGACCAAGTTGGGTTTTTACATGCCCCACAATCTTCTGACTCCAACCTTGTAATTTTTTTGGATGTTGCCTGCAGCTTACGATAAAGAGTTTCAAAAGGGCAGGGGACAACCGGAGCTGAATTCCATACCTCATCGACCGCTTCCTGGAAACCGTCAAGCTTAGGCCAAAAGGACTCGAAATGAAATCTTCTTTTTCCCGGCTTGATATCATTCATGCCCAGAATCAATGGACAGTGATCAGAGTAGTCTGATGCTGCAAATTGTAGTAAACAATTAGAGAACAGCTCCTCCCATTCAACTGAACATAATATCCTGTCTAATTTAACTGAGACATGATTATTTGTCCAAGTAAACTTGCCTCCATGCAAGGGCATTTCTTTGAGACCAAGGTCATTGATAAGATGCCGGAAACGACCCATTGTCCACGGACCTAAACATGCCTGCCTGATATCTCTGAACTCTTGCAGGAACTCAATCTTCTGTTCACTTCCTTATGGGCCGTAGACACACGTGAGCCACCAGGGGTGATTATTCCTTGAAGAGAATTGGACTGACACGCTGTGATTGTCAACCCTGGTGAGACCAGTGACCCCAACATCTCTTCCCCAAGTCACAAGAATTCCCCCACTAGCGCCTATTGATGGCAACAAGATGAATTGATTGAAATCAGCCCTGAGCATGGAGAATACATCTCGCGGagaaatggatttttttttttcaaacaaacCACATCCACCCGAGCTGAATCAACAAGAGTTCGAACAGCATCCTGTCGACTTCTAGAATTTAATCCCCTTACATTCCAAATAAGAAATTTTTTTGAATCCATTACGAAGCTAAGAAAAATTCGACCAAAAACACGTTTTACTGCTACACAAGCCAGTTGCAccccaaaatgccaaatttttcaagatttctcgtcacatcgaatctttggacgcatgcatgaagcattaaatataaataaaaaataaaactaattacacagtttagacgaaatccacgagacgaatcttttaagcctaattagactatgattggacactaattgtcaaataacaacgaaaacgccaCCGTAGcgtttgccaaaaaaattttagcATCCAAACCGGCACAACCAGTGCCTCGCTGGTGCCCTCTATCAGCTCCTCCGGTGTGCGCCGTCCGAATAGACAAGCCAAAGCCAACGAATGAGTGTCAGACAGGGGTTGAGAGAACAGCTTGACGTACTCATCAAGAGCAGCTTCGTCAATCCCATCTTGATCACAGAGGACTTCCAAGGGTCGCATAACTCGCTTCTTGCATCTGCTCTGCTCCCGGTCAATAGAGAACTAAACTCCGACGCCAGCAAGACGGCGGCTGCGCCGTGGTGGCGCCGCCGGCGTCCTGATCTTCTTCTTGAATTTTGGGAAGCTCCGAGTAGGCAGCACGCTTGTGGTTTTCATGGCTAACTTGTTGAAGAAAGTCCCATGAGTGGCGACCGACCGGGAGGTTTCAACTGCTGACGAAGACATAACCATGGCAGTAACATTCCCCTGACCAGGAAGAGTGGTCGGGATGGCCACCGTTTCAGTACTTGCAAGCTCCGCGTCGGCTACGGCTTCTGATGCAGGCGGAGCTGCTGCCATACCTGCCAAGCTCACCAACCCAGGGGAACAGGTCTGGAGCAGAGGCACGGCCACCACCTCAACGCCTACATCCTTGTTATCGGGCACGGCCACCACCCCAAACTTACAGGATCGACATTATATTCCTGCAAGATAGGTAGCCTTTTTAGATGGTACAACCTGTGGATGAACCAAAAATGCCAAATCAAAGCGATAAATCATAGCACGACCTGACCATTTACAATAAAAAAACGCTTATGAGTACTGAAGTCGAATCAATCGGTAATCGAGATAATAAGCAAGTAAGTTTGGACTAACAGAACATAGCACATGTGTGGAGGCGAAGCAATGTAGTATTTTTTTTGTGTCATTTGTTAGCACGATCGGAACATAAGGAGAAGACCATTCCTCTTACCAGCCAGCTGGGGGAGGAGCCGCGGCGGGGCTGGACCGTCGCGTCGGAGACTGGCTGCGCCGCTGCAACTGCACGCACTGGAAGCGTGGACGGACTCGCCGCCGGGATCTGGGGCTGGGAGGAACAGAGGACGGGAGGAGAGCCACCGGCCATCGGTCGGCTGCCGGCTGGCACCGTGGTGGAGCGGCCGAGGAAGGTGCGGCGGAACGGCGTCACCTCGGAGCGGGCGAGGAAGGTGGGCCTGGAGCAGCAGCGAGAGGTTTTCCGGATGGTTCTATCGGTGGAGGCGTAAACAGAAGGCAGATTAGGGCACGTACAACGGCCTTCCAAGTGCCGTCTGTATGATGTAATTTTTGCAAAATATTCCCTCGCGAACTGCATTCAAAGAAGAGAGATGCAAGTCGTCGCCTGGTGAAACGACGGCATCGGCTCGTGCTCACATGCCAAACCGACACCTTCGCCGTGCGGTGTATGAATCATCGACTCCAAGCGTCAAATTCTCAGGATTGAGTGCAGTAGATGGTGGGTTGCAGATGAGCGAGTCGAGTGGCATCTCTGCGCGGCGGAAGCTGTCCATGAACTGCTGCATGCTGTTGAGGGAGGCAAGGTCCAGGCGCGTGATGGTGTAGCTCTTTCTGATGTGTGACGCCACCAGCTTCTGGTCGCACTGTTGTTCATGGCGAAGTGACTATTCGGAGGCCATGAGTGGCCGCGAACTTGTTGGCGGTACTTGTACGCAGGCCGAGGAGTGAGGAAACGCCGACTTCAAGGCCGGTGCGGGGAGCTCGCTGCACTGCTCATCGCCCAAGCAAGGCCGAGCACTGGAATTTTGTCTCACCGTGATGGAGAAGACGCTAGAGAGAATACAAGAGATAGGAAGAGAAAAAAACGGAGATAAGAACCACACGGTCACAAGTGAGCAGAGGCAGAGGATAGGAAGATATTGAGTAATATAGTATTTTTATATACTTTTGTTTTTTGTCATTGTTTTTTCTTTACTTTCCATCTATTTTTAATATATTTCTAATTTGTTTATGCTTATCTTTTGTAGCAATGGTTGTTTTATTTATGCTTAATCTTTTTTTATCAACAAGCTACATAATGGTATACATGAATCATATTTAGACTTGATCAGTGACAgatgcagaacaggattgaaggAGAGGctgttttcttcttcctctctcttcatttttcttctttccttcacctcttctccctcaccctccccatatttctattgatgcaccagctgtaggggaGCTGGAGCCCCCAGCCCACCTTTAGATCCGCCCCGGGACTTGATCATGACTACAGGCATTAAATAATTATGTATACGTAGTATGACGTCATCGTACAGAGAGCAAGcgggttgtacatgcccttagtGATGCGTTCTATCGCGGAACGGACGGCTGTACTAATTGGCGACGTGGCCATCTGAGAATGCAAAAAATGGTGTACACAAATAAGGGCCTCCGAGTGGACCAGTGGATGGTTCTATCGGTGGAGTCATAAACAGAAGGCGGATCAGTGGATGCTTTCATTGCGGATCGGACGACTATTACTATTTGGCGACGTGGCCGTCTGAGGATGCAAAAAAACAGTGTACACGAATAAGGGTAATGGTAGATTTCCTTTCCATCGCCTTTTGTCTAGGTTATATATCCTTGGTTAGGATTATCCCTTGATCAAGTACCACATGAAAACTTTAATTGAGAGGTAGTTTTAGCTTCCATATAATAATATGGTTACAAGGTACAACACCAGTAACAACGCTCTCTGTACATAGGACAAACTGTGAAGAGGCCATGTTGATTTAAAGACCATTTGAAAACATCCCTTTGATCTGTTAGTTGAACATTCACACACCAGCTACTAAATGGGGCCATGCCAACAAATTATTTCCAACTAAAGATCTTCTAAAAGAGACATTTAAAGGGTTAGAATAAAAAACCATATTAACAGAAGCACTCTTTTTCCTAACAATGTTATATAGGTCGGGATGTTGGTCTCTAAAGGGTACATTGCCTAACCAGACATCCTCCCAGAATCTCAAAAACTCTTGTATGACTTTCATTAAGCCAAACCAGAAATGAGAATCGCCAAGCATATGTTCAACTTGGGTAATAGTCTTGTACCTCAAATATTTTCTTCTAAGGAGAGATTGCCATACCCATTCTTCATTTATGACTTTGAAAAGCCATTTGCAAAGGAGACATCTATTTTGCAGATCCAGATTAAGGATTCCTAGTCCATCTTGTTCTTTTGGAGAACAAAGAATACTCCATTTACTTAATCTATACTTCCTTTTATGCTCATCACTTTACCAAAAAAATTCTAGATCTGAAGTAATCTAGTTTCTTTAGGACCTCTCTTAAAGAGCGTAGAGTCGAAGATGTAATGACCAATTTGCCCCTGGTAAACAAAGAGGCTGTATTCATTTAACATGGGGTTATTATAGTCCTATGTATAAGAATTACGAAGACTAACCTCTATAAATACCCCTGACATGTACTGTTCATGGATATGAAATGAATAAGCAATTGAGTTTATTACGTTCCTATGATGTTTGAGTTACCTTACCCAACAACAGTTTtccatttgaattcgtttagagcTTCAAATCTCCATTTCAAAACACTACTACAGGGattttaaccgaggcgggcaaaacagattaaccgaggcgggggCAAAAcagattaaccgaggcggacgtCACTACCGCCTCGGTCTGGAGGTCACGATAAATAAATCTTTCCCGAGGCAGTTGAAATGCCCACCGTCCCATCCGCGCGCGCCGCTGCTTGTTGGGACCACCCTccaccggatccgccgccgggagAGGGCGCAGATCCGCCGACGGGAGAGGGCCCAGATCCGCCGACGGGAGAGGGCGCAGATCCACCGATGGGAGAGGGCCCAGATCCGCCGCCGGGAGAGGGCGCAGATCCGCCGACGGGAGAGGGCGCAGATCCGCCGACGGGAGAGGGCCCAGGTCCGCTGACGGGAGAGGGCCCAGATCCACCGACGGGAGCGGGCCCGCCGCCGAATCTAGAACCCCGAAGCCACGCAGATCCGCCGACGGGAGAGGGCCCAGGTCCGCTGACGGGAGAGGGCCCAGATCCGCCGACGGGAGAGGGCCCAGATCCGCCGACGGGAGAGGGCCTGCCGCCGAATCTAGAACCCCGAAGCCACCACCGCCGGCCCGGCAGGATCCGCACCGCCAACCGCTGTTGTTGCTGCTCCGCCCGCTAGGATCCGCACCTCTACCCACTGCTACTGCTGCTCCGCCCGCAAGGATCCGTCGTCCGCCAGGATCCGCGCCGCCAGGAGCCACCATCGCGAGAGAGGCTgcctgctgccgctgctgctccaCCCCTGACCGGATCCGAGCGAGAGAGAACCCTGGAGGAGGACGGGGCCCGTGCCCACGACGGGTGGCCACGCCGCCGCTTCACCACCGTGCGAGACCTGTGAGACAGAGAAGACCGGTGAGAGAGAGAGACCGATGAGAGAGAGAGACCGGTGAGGGAGAGACGTGTGACCGAGCGTGATTCGCGTGAGACTgagcggcgcggcgagcggcgcTGAGGACAAGGGTGAGGGTGAGAAGATTGAGTGGATTTGGGGGCTAGGGTTTCAACCTGGCTTATATACAATGACTGAGTCTTGGGCCGAGATGGGCTTCTAACAGGGCCCGGCCACATTAACGGAGACGGGCCTTTTAAGAGGTCCGCCTTCGAAAATAGCCTGATTTTTTTGATGCGGGTCTCTTATAAGGCCTATCTTGGTTAATAGATTTTACGAGACGGTTATTTTTTTATctgcctccgtaaatcgattttgcAAGGCGGTTGATTGTGACCACCTCAGTTAATAAAAATGACCGCATCGGTTAAACCGaggcattaaccgaggtggttcaaATGCCTGTCCGCCTCCGAGCCCCTTTGCCAAATGCCTCGGTTAAGTTTTATTGTAGTAGTGAAATCTGGCGGAGTAAATGCTAGATGATTGTTTCTATTGTTAATTCACAATTGAGTTTGGGGTGCAGTGGTAAGGGGCATATCATGTGAAGCCCTGGGTTGTATGTTCGATACTTGGAGACCGCAAATGAAAAAAATTGCTAAAAATCGGGTGGTTGCCTAGTGCAGGCCTCGCAATCATTTTTTTTAGTTGATGACCGCAAATGAAAAAAATTGCTAGAAATCGGGTGGTTGCCTAGTGCAGTAATTTTTTTTGTGCTATTTTTAGCCTGATTtgtaatttttgaaaaatcaccAGGATAAATCAAATCACAGTGGCGGTTATCTTAAGAAAACCTCCAATGTAAATACTTATCGTGGCGGTTCTTAGGTGATGCCGGCAAAGTTAGTTGATTTTTAAACGACTTTCACACTGGCATAAAAAGCCAGTAAAAATAGGTATAGAACCGCCGGTAGTGATGTTCAGTGTACTAATGCCTACTCTTACGTATCGACGAATGAACCCGTCTGTGATTAATTAGAGAGTCTGACAAAGTGGCCGCCAGCAAAAACATCTTTTTACTAGCGTAAAGTTCAAATACAAGAGCCTCTAGTGTTTGCCATCTGCTCCCGTGCACCAATACAACGATGAGAGACACCCAGTACCAGCCATCTAAGCATCATCAGCGGATGAAGATGGGACCTCTCACCATAAGCTTAAGTGGAGTGGCCTCTCCAAATACATTTTTGGAAGGTAAAAATGAATCAAGTTAATCCCACTAATCTAAGGACTTTTTTTACAAATAAAAATTAAGGAAACACAAAATAATGGTAGCGAAAGAAACACAAAAACAATATTAATTAATGGAAAGAAATGCGCATATGAGTGTGATCTCGATCGCGTGGACAGAAAGACACAGACAGTGTTAATCGCTTCCTCGTCATCAAAACCGCTACACCCGGCCCTCGATCGCCCGCCATTTCTCTCATACGCGCGCCCGCTGGCCTCCATCACCCCGCTGCGGCGCGGCGCGCTCCGCCTATATACACGTACATAATGGCCGACGGCGCCCGCAACGACGGTGCCGACGACGGGCAAGGGATCTACGACCCGTTCCTTGTGCCGGAGGACGACTTCGATGACGACGTCTTCTACTTGCTGGACATGAACGGCGGCATGGACCCGCCGCCGCTGCAGGCAGCACCGGCGGAGCAAAGCGCCATCGCAGCAGGTCCTTCCGGCGACAATATTCTCCTAGAGTGGCCGCCACCGACGTTCGACATCAACGACGACAGCGCTCCTACTACGCACAATGCCGCCCTGCTTGCCGACGATCCTGCTAATACTAGCGGTGCGCAAGACGTCGGCGCTGCAGGTACGTCGGCGACCGCACCATGGACGTCGTCGTCTGCCGTGCATCAGAACGCGTCGTTAGACTGCACCGGCTGCCAGGTTCTTCGAGAAGTTGTGCACTGCAATGGTAGACACACGTGCTACTGGCATATATACTTACATATGGATGGACGCCGATCGATCAAACACTTACGTCTTGGCTGCGAATTCATTTCTAGGGCTTGAAGCGACGAAGTTAGGTGTCCATGGGATCGCCGGCGGCGTGTTCCACCATCCAACCCTAGAGGTGTATCGCATAGACTCCAACGGCCTGGCAGCAACAATGACAACACAACTGACGCATCAGTCCTACGTCGAGTAAGCTGCATTGGACTCCTAGATTTCATGAATATTGTTTTGCAATTTTTTCAGATGCATCATCTACTGGTAATCTGGTTGCATTAATTGATGATCTGAACAGTTTCAGGGGCCGGGACTACGTGTGGGTCAAGCATTACCTGATGGACTACGCACAACAGCGTGCTGGCGGCGGCTACATCGTCCTGCAGACTCGATCTCGGCGTTCGTAGAGAAATGACCTTTTATCTACTTCGATTTTGGGCTTTAGACTCGATATGGATGCCCTGTGCACCAGCATGGTCTGCGGTGGTGACCATGCCGACGACCACCGTGAAGCAGTGTAGCACAAGAGATTAATGGTGGCCACGCCGATGACGACCACCGTGAAGCAGTGGCACTAGAGACTAATGGCGGCCACCAACGAGTAGTCGCCGGTCCTGCTGATGACGGCGCTGTGCAGCCTGCTATGGTCAAGCAGGTCAGCGTGCCGGCAGAAGCGCCTGCTGCAGGTTGGTTGCTGCACAACTGATCATACATATGCTCTTGTCGTTTTTAGTTTTCATTGTTCTTTTGTAACTAATGTTGTCGTTTATTCCGTTACGTACGAAGTCTCCATATATACCATTTCAAATCTACAGGGCCATCGTCTAAACCAGTTGCTAAGGAGCAAGGACGACGATCAGAGATTCGCCCGGCTGCCAAGACTGCAGTCGCGATCCAGGTATGTATCTATATCTATCATTGTACATCATGATCCATAAGTTTTAGTGTGCATCAGTGCACGTGTACTGGTGTGCATGTGTGCATCACACCATTGTCTTAATTTGTTGTAATCACGAAAAGAAACAATGTGTACCACCTGGTTTCTGAAGCTAATTTAGAACTATATATTGCACGCCACGTAAACTTTAAGAATTCAGTTGTTTTGTTTCAAGCTAGAAGACCAAAAGGTCGCCAAGAGCCTGCTTTAATTAATAATATATACGCATGCATCTCACACATCAGACTAATCAACCCTTTATATACTAATGCATCTCTACACCTTAATTTtcctcttcctctttcttctCTAAATCTGAGTATTTTAAAGGCTTTGGTGAGGATGAACTGCTTCTCTGGCATATTGGGTAGGGTAGGAGGTTTATGTTCCAGTGAGGTTTTCTCCAATCTTTGACATATTGGAGGGAAGGCCATAATTAAGGCACTTACGGCAGTCGATCAGTGGGTTGTCGTCACACCAGATCAGGGACAACCAGTGGGCAGAGGCGGAGTGTGGGAAGAAATTAAGGGGGTGCTAATTCCAGTATGCATTTGTATACTTGTGATTTATGAGCTTGTAAAAAGATGAGCGAGTGCACATGTCGGTTACTGCAATTCAGAGAGCAAGGAGGCTTCGAGCAGACGGCAGCGCATAAAAGAAAGTTCCATGTCTGCATATGAGCTCCAACTAGCTACGTACAGCATGTGCACAATTACAGGGCAGCAGTTGCTTGCATGCATACATGCAGAATTACTCCAAGGCAAGGGGGGCAACACAACCCAGTTTCGCCTTAACGTAGCTCTGCCAATGCCATTGGGGACTGGGGAGAGTTAGAAGTGTTTGGCTCCAGAGAAGTAATAATTTGTGGGTCTTCCAAAAAGACTCCGGCTCCTCTATTTACTAAAAATGACTTCTCCTACAAAATATTTGGTAGGTCTCCTTCGGAAAAGCCGGAGCCAAGGAGCCTTACCCAATAGGCCTTTAGTGTGGCATGCAGTGGCAAAAAGATGCGCCCGACAGCAGGGAGCCTCTAGGGAAGGAGTAAAAGGGAGGGATGGGGGCGTGAAACAAATCATGTGTACCACATCTCAAAATTGATTTCCAAAAAATCACAAAATTCCCTCCATTCCAATTTGTAAGGTGTTTGGGTTTTTCTAGATTCATCACTTTTGCTACGTATCTAGACAcaatgtatatctaagtgcataataaAAGCgcgctatgtacctagaaaagcccaaacgccttataatttagaatatagAGAGTAGAAAACAAAGCAAAATAAAACATGAAGATTTGTTCTGAGACCCAAGTACAGCTACTTGAAAGGTTGTGTCGCCACTCATATTCGCCACTCGTGCATCAAGCTTTGTATATACAACCCTTCCAGACCACCACACCAGATAACAATATATTAGCAAATACTATTCTTTTATATTAACTTACTTATACGGCTTTTTAATTCAATACTTGGGCCTCCAAATGTATCAAGTGAAAAATTAGCAACTACAAAGTTCTAGATCGCATCGAACACTATAATTTTGCTATAGGGCATGTATCTGTCCCGTTGTTtggaaaaaattaaaaattaagaACATAAATCATATACTTGGGGTCTTAAATGAtcttaaataaaaaagttagcaactgcaaggttttaaatctcgtcAAAATGTACAATTTAGATATAAAATTTATcttcatacaacttgaaaatattatgaatttatttgtgcAACACCTGTTTTTAGAGGCAGTCCATCTTACACAAACCATCCTTCGACAATAAATTTTTAGATGTAAATGGTAAGGTGGCTCGCTCCTAGAAATGGTATTAGTATGGGCGGTTACCAACTTTCTTCTGACGATAACCACGTCCGAAAAAATGAGGCACCTCTAAAAATCGTTTATACTGTAGTAACTCTATAGTAGGGTGGAGAAAGGGAATTTCTAAAATCATATATATGATGgaccgtgtgtgtgtgtgtgtgtgtgtgtgtgtgtatatatatatacacacacacacacacacacacagcacgGGGAGACGGCATCCAATCCAAAGAGAAAAGACGTTTAATTGCGTCCTCTTTATTATTAGGATAAAGCAGCATTTCATATTACCATGCTAATTAAACAATGCATCTAATTAAACGGAGTTTGGTAATCTCATGTAGCAGAGGGAGAGAGCGAGCAATCTGCAGCTGGACGACATTGCGCGCCCTCCCGATGGTGGAGGCCGCCAAGGAACGCATCTGTGCCACTGTCCTCAAGGGCACCAGCCGTAAGTTCCACATACGACGCTGGCCTTACCGGAAGGTACCTAGCTAGCTTCTCGATTTGCTTATCTCCTGATGATGATTTGTTACACACATTGTTACTGTTAAAGTAATCAGCAATGGGGATTTACTTGTATATATGCAGGTTAAGAGCATTGACAGCCAGATCGCCAAGCTGAGAAGGGGCAATGGCGACCCAGCGgccaagagagagaaagagagagagaggctcaCCGATTACAGGAGAAGGATTTACGCCGGTCTGGAATGAATACTAGAAACACTGCGCGCATTTTACCCTAGAAATAGTAATTGTTGTTAGCACCGTAGCTCCTTAAATCTTGTAGTAAAAAAGGCTGGTGAATGCCAAGATCAACATTCATTTTGCTTTTGCAAGGACTTCATGTGTGCTAATAATAGTGAAACGGATTATCATGTATGAAATTGATAACGGCAGCACTAGCGCTC
The sequence above is drawn from the Miscanthus floridulus cultivar M001 chromosome 15, ASM1932011v1, whole genome shotgun sequence genome and encodes:
- the LOC136507429 gene encoding uncharacterized protein, encoding MVAPGGADPGGRRILAGGAAVAVGRGADPSGRSSNNSGWRCGSCRAGGGGFGVLDSAAGPLPSADLGPLPSADLGPLPSADLGPLPSADLRGFGVLDSAAGPLPSVDLGPLPSADLGPLPSADLRPLPSADLRPLPAADLGPLPSVDLRPLPSADLGPLPSADLRPLPAADPVEGGPNKQRRARMGRWAFQLPRERFIYRDLQTEAVVTSASVNLFCPRLG